One region of Streptomyces sp. CG4 genomic DNA includes:
- a CDS encoding L-threonylcarbamoyladenylate synthase gives MARRYDTNDATDRATGLREAASAVRRGELVVLPTDTVYGIGADAFSSEAVADLLAAKGRGRTMPTPVLIGSPNTLHGLVTDFSELAWELVDAFWPGALTLVAKHQPSLQWDLGDTRGTVAIRMPLHPVAIELLTEVGPMAVSSANLTGHPAPEDCDAAQEMLGDSVSVYLDGGPTPANVPSSIVDVTGRVPVLLREGAISPDELRKVVPDLEVAN, from the coding sequence ATGGCACGGCGATACGACACCAACGACGCGACCGACCGTGCGACGGGTCTGCGCGAGGCCGCGTCCGCGGTCCGCCGGGGCGAGCTGGTGGTGCTGCCGACCGACACGGTGTACGGCATCGGCGCCGACGCGTTCTCCTCCGAGGCCGTCGCCGACCTGCTCGCGGCCAAGGGCCGGGGCCGCACCATGCCCACCCCTGTCCTCATCGGCTCCCCGAACACCCTGCACGGCCTCGTCACGGACTTCTCCGAGCTGGCCTGGGAACTCGTCGACGCGTTCTGGCCGGGCGCCCTCACCCTGGTCGCCAAGCACCAGCCGTCCCTGCAGTGGGACCTCGGCGACACCCGCGGCACCGTGGCCATCCGCATGCCCCTGCACCCCGTCGCGATCGAACTGCTCACCGAGGTCGGCCCGATGGCCGTCTCCTCCGCCAACCTCACCGGCCACCCGGCGCCGGAGGACTGCGACGCGGCGCAGGAGATGCTCGGCGACTCCGTTTCCGTCTACCTCGACGGCGGCCCGACCCCCGCCAACGTCCCGTCGTCCATCGTCGACGTCACCGGCCGGGTGCCGGTGCTGCTGCGCGAGGGCGCGATCTCCCCGGACGAGCTGCGAAAGGTCGTACCCGACCTCGAGGTGGCGAATTGA
- the prmC gene encoding peptide chain release factor N(5)-glutamine methyltransferase, which produces MNLLLAEVAQATQRLADAGVPSPRNDAEELAAFVHGVKRGELHSVKDSDFDARYWEVIARREQREPLQHITGRAYFRYLELQVGPGVFVPRPETESVVGWAIDAVRAMDVVEPCIVDLCSGSGAIALALAQEVPRSRVHAVELSEEALVWTRKNVAGSRVDLRQGDALTAFPDLDGQVDLVISNPPYIPLTEWEYVAPEARDYDPELALFSGEDGLDLIRGLERTAHRLLRPGGVVVIEHADTQGGQVPWIFTEERGWADAADHPDLNNRPRFATARRALP; this is translated from the coding sequence GTGAACCTGCTGCTCGCGGAGGTGGCCCAGGCCACCCAGCGGCTGGCCGACGCCGGCGTGCCCTCGCCGCGCAACGACGCGGAGGAGCTCGCCGCGTTCGTGCACGGCGTGAAGCGCGGCGAACTGCACTCCGTGAAGGACTCGGACTTCGACGCCCGGTACTGGGAGGTCATCGCCCGGCGCGAACAGCGCGAGCCGCTGCAGCACATCACCGGCCGGGCCTACTTCCGGTACCTGGAGCTGCAGGTCGGGCCCGGCGTCTTCGTGCCCCGGCCGGAGACCGAGTCCGTGGTCGGCTGGGCCATAGACGCCGTACGGGCCATGGACGTCGTCGAGCCGTGCATCGTCGACCTGTGCTCCGGCTCCGGCGCCATCGCGCTCGCCCTCGCCCAGGAGGTCCCGCGCTCCCGGGTGCACGCCGTGGAGCTGTCCGAGGAAGCCCTGGTGTGGACCCGTAAGAACGTCGCGGGCTCCAGGGTCGACCTGCGCCAGGGCGACGCCCTCACCGCCTTCCCCGACCTGGACGGCCAGGTCGACCTGGTCATCTCCAACCCGCCGTACATCCCGCTGACGGAGTGGGAGTACGTCGCCCCCGAGGCCCGCGACTACGACCCCGAGCTGGCCCTGTTCTCCGGCGAGGACGGTCTCGACCTCATCCGCGGCCTGGAACGCACCGCACACCGGCTGCTGCGCCCCGGCGGCGTCGTCGTGATCGAGCACGCCGACACCCAGGGCGGCCAGGTGCCGTGGATCTTCACCGAGGAGCGGGGCTGGGCGGACGCGGCCGACCATCCCGACCTCAACAACCGCCCCCGGTTCGCGACCGCCCGCAGGGCGCTGCCGTGA
- the glyA gene encoding serine hydroxymethyltransferase, translating to MSVTPTLKTGVLRQQDPELAEILLGELHRQSTSLQLIAAENFTSPAVLEALGSPLANKYAEGYPGARYHGGCELVDVAERLAVDRAKALFGAQHANVQAHSGSSAVLAAYAALLRPGDTVLALGLHYGGHLTHGSPANFSGRWFDFVGYGVDAETGLIDHDQVRHLALGHRPKAIVCGSIAYPRHFDYAFFREVADEVGAYLIADAAHPIGLVAGGAAPNPVPYADVVCATTHKVLRGPRGGMILCGRELAERVDRAVFPFTQGGAQMHTIAAKAVAFGEAATPAFGVYAHQVVANARVLAGRLAAEGLVVSTGGTDTHLITADPAPLGVDGRSARGRLIAAGIVLDCCVLPHGDGRGLRLGTAAVTTQGMGEPEMARIASLIAGVLRGDAETPEVRQAVRELTEAFPPYPV from the coding sequence ATGTCGGTCACCCCTACCCTCAAGACCGGCGTCCTGCGGCAACAGGACCCCGAGCTGGCCGAGATCCTGCTCGGCGAACTGCACCGGCAGTCGACCTCCCTGCAGCTGATCGCCGCCGAGAACTTCACCTCGCCCGCCGTGCTGGAAGCGCTCGGCTCGCCGCTCGCCAACAAGTACGCCGAGGGCTACCCCGGCGCCCGGTACCACGGCGGCTGCGAACTCGTCGACGTGGCCGAGCGGCTCGCCGTCGACCGGGCCAAGGCACTCTTCGGCGCCCAGCACGCCAACGTCCAGGCCCACTCGGGCTCTTCGGCCGTCCTGGCCGCCTACGCGGCCCTGCTGCGCCCCGGCGACACCGTCCTCGCCCTCGGCCTGCACTACGGCGGTCACCTCACCCACGGCTCACCCGCGAACTTCTCCGGCCGCTGGTTCGACTTCGTGGGGTACGGGGTGGACGCGGAGACCGGGCTCATCGATCACGACCAGGTTCGCCACCTCGCCCTGGGCCACCGGCCGAAGGCGATCGTGTGCGGCTCCATCGCCTACCCCCGCCACTTCGACTACGCCTTCTTCCGCGAGGTCGCCGACGAGGTCGGCGCCTATCTGATCGCGGATGCCGCACATCCCATCGGGCTGGTCGCCGGGGGAGCGGCGCCGAACCCGGTGCCGTACGCCGACGTCGTGTGCGCCACCACCCACAAGGTGCTGCGCGGTCCGCGCGGCGGGATGATCCTGTGCGGGCGCGAGCTGGCCGAGCGTGTCGACCGGGCGGTGTTCCCCTTCACCCAGGGCGGCGCCCAGATGCACACGATCGCCGCGAAGGCCGTGGCGTTCGGCGAGGCGGCGACACCGGCCTTCGGCGTGTACGCCCATCAGGTGGTCGCCAATGCGCGGGTGCTGGCCGGTCGGCTGGCCGCCGAGGGCCTCGTCGTCAGCACCGGCGGCACGGACACCCATCTGATCACCGCCGACCCCGCCCCGCTCGGCGTGGACGGCCGCAGCGCCCGCGGCCGGCTCATCGCCGCCGGGATCGTCCTGGACTGCTGTGTGCTGCCGCACGGAGACGGCCGCGGCCTGCGCCTGGGCACGGCCGCGGTGACCACGCAGGGCATGGGGGAGCCGGAGATGGCCCGGATCGCCTCGCTGATCGCCGGTGTCCTGAGAGGCGACGCCGAGACGCCCGAGGTCCGGCAGGCCGTCCGGGAACTGACGGAGGCCTTCCCGCCGTATCCGGTCTGA
- a CDS encoding MraY family glycosyltransferase, producing the protein MREFLLTLLITAAVTYLATGPVRKFAIMAGAMPEIRARDVHREPTPRLGGIAMFFGLCAGLLVASHLTNVGEIFKTSNEPRALLSGAALIWLIGVLDDKFEIDALIKLGGQMIAAGVMVVQGLTILWLPVPGVGIVALTSWQGTLLTVAMVVITINAVNFVDGLDGLAAGMVAIASVAFFLYAYRIWYGYNIEAAAPSTLFAACLIGMCLGFLPHNMHPARIFMGDSGSMLLGLVLAAAAVSLTGQVDPDAMRLFFHGSERQTVQATVPVFVPLLLPLTVIAIPTADLVLAIVRRTWRGQSPFAADRGHLHHRLLEIGHSHSRAVLIMYFWSALIAFGALAYSVNSASMWIVLGVVFLSAVGLVLLLLPRYTPRVPRWTQRFLPPRYRQQRRTRAAVAVVREAGEPEETQGTKDRAPVAAGFSSVNGATAIGPRSRFVDRH; encoded by the coding sequence GTGCGTGAATTTCTGCTGACGTTGCTCATCACGGCCGCGGTCACGTATCTGGCGACCGGACCGGTGCGGAAGTTCGCCATCATGGCCGGTGCGATGCCCGAGATCCGGGCCCGTGACGTGCACCGGGAACCTACGCCCCGGCTCGGCGGTATCGCGATGTTCTTCGGGCTGTGCGCGGGTCTGCTCGTGGCCAGCCATCTCACCAACGTCGGCGAGATCTTCAAGACCTCCAATGAACCCCGCGCGCTGCTCTCCGGCGCCGCCCTCATCTGGCTCATCGGCGTCCTGGACGACAAGTTCGAGATCGACGCGCTGATCAAGCTCGGCGGCCAGATGATCGCCGCGGGCGTCATGGTCGTACAGGGTCTGACCATTCTGTGGCTGCCGGTACCCGGCGTGGGCATCGTCGCGCTGACCTCGTGGCAGGGCACGCTGCTCACCGTCGCGATGGTCGTGATCACCATCAACGCCGTGAACTTCGTCGACGGACTCGACGGCCTGGCCGCCGGCATGGTCGCCATCGCGTCCGTGGCCTTCTTCCTGTACGCGTACCGGATCTGGTACGGCTACAACATCGAGGCCGCCGCCCCCTCGACGCTCTTCGCCGCCTGCCTGATCGGCATGTGTCTGGGTTTCCTGCCGCACAACATGCATCCCGCCCGCATCTTCATGGGCGACTCGGGCTCGATGCTGCTGGGCCTGGTGCTCGCCGCAGCCGCCGTCTCCCTCACGGGCCAGGTGGATCCGGACGCGATGCGGCTGTTCTTCCACGGCAGCGAGCGGCAGACCGTGCAGGCCACCGTTCCGGTCTTCGTCCCGCTGCTGCTGCCGCTGACGGTCATCGCGATCCCGACGGCGGACCTGGTGCTCGCGATCGTCCGGCGCACCTGGCGCGGCCAGTCCCCGTTCGCCGCCGACCGGGGCCATCTGCACCACCGCCTGCTGGAGATCGGCCACTCGCACAGCCGGGCCGTGCTGATCATGTACTTCTGGTCGGCCCTGATCGCCTTCGGCGCCCTCGCGTACTCGGTGAACTCGGCCTCGATGTGGATCGTGCTCGGCGTGGTGTTCCTCAGCGCGGTCGGCCTGGTCCTCCTGCTGCTCCCGCGCTACACGCCGCGGGTGCCGAGGTGGACACAGCGGTTCCTGCCGCCGCGGTACCGCCAGCAGCGCCGTACCAGGGCCGCGGTGGCCGTGGTGAGGGAGGCCGGCGAGCCGGAGGAGACGCAGGGGACGAAGGATCGCGCCCCCGTCGCCGCCGGATTCTCAAGCGTCAACGGGGCGACCGCCATCGGCCCTCGTTCGCGTTTCGTTGATCGCCACTGA
- the atpB gene encoding F0F1 ATP synthase subunit A, whose translation MSDNGCGFPAPGLQSFLFKPLVTVGGFEFNKVMLLALVTTLLIVGFFWAAFGKAKVVPGKLQMVGEAGYDFVRRGIVYETLGKREGEKYVPFMVSLFFFVWIMNVWSVIPLAQFPVSSVIAFPAVLAAIVYITWVSLTFKKHGFVGFFKNVTGYDKSLGGVLPLVMVIEFFSNLLVRPFTHAVRLFANMFAGHLMLVMFTVASWYLLNSWLVVGAGVSFVMTMAMICFELFVQAVQAYVFVLLACSYIQGALAEHH comes from the coding sequence ATGTCCGACAACGGGTGCGGATTCCCGGCCCCGGGCCTGCAGTCCTTCCTGTTCAAGCCGCTCGTGACGGTCGGGGGCTTCGAGTTCAACAAGGTGATGTTGCTCGCGCTCGTCACCACCCTGCTCATCGTCGGCTTCTTCTGGGCCGCCTTCGGCAAGGCCAAGGTCGTCCCGGGCAAGCTCCAGATGGTCGGCGAGGCCGGTTACGACTTCGTGCGCCGCGGCATCGTTTACGAGACCCTCGGCAAGCGCGAGGGCGAGAAGTACGTCCCGTTCATGGTCTCGCTGTTCTTCTTCGTCTGGATCATGAACGTCTGGTCCGTGATCCCGCTGGCGCAGTTCCCGGTGTCCTCGGTCATCGCCTTCCCGGCGGTGCTGGCCGCGATCGTCTACATCACCTGGGTCTCGCTGACCTTCAAGAAGCACGGCTTCGTCGGCTTCTTCAAGAACGTCACGGGCTACGACAAGTCGCTCGGTGGCGTGCTGCCGCTCGTCATGGTCATCGAGTTCTTCTCGAACCTGCTGGTGCGCCCGTTCACGCACGCTGTGCGACTCTTCGCCAACATGTTCGCCGGTCACCTGATGCTGGTCATGTTCACCGTGGCCTCCTGGTACCTGCTGAACAGCTGGCTGGTCGTGGGCGCCGGCGTCTCCTTCGTGATGACGATGGCCATGATCTGCTTCGAGCTCTTCGTCCAGGCCGTCCAGGCGTACGTCTTCGTGCTGCTGGCCTGCTCCTACATTCAGGGCGCTCTCGCCGAGCACCACTGA
- a CDS encoding F0F1 ATP synthase subunit B, with protein MIANLVQLAAETEQNPLVPESPELVVGTIAFAIVFFFFWKKLLPNINKVLEERRAAIEGGIEEADAMKVEAASVLEQYKAQLAEARHEAARLRQEAQEQGAALIAEMRAEGQRQREEIVAAGHAQIDADRKVAASTLRQDVGKLATELAGKLVGESLEDHARQSRVIDRFLDELEEKAEATR; from the coding sequence GTGATCGCCAACCTGGTACAGCTGGCGGCCGAGACCGAGCAGAACCCGCTCGTTCCCGAGAGCCCTGAGCTGGTCGTCGGCACCATCGCCTTCGCCATCGTGTTCTTCTTCTTCTGGAAGAAGCTGCTTCCGAACATCAACAAGGTTCTGGAGGAGCGCCGCGCGGCGATCGAAGGTGGTATCGAAGAGGCCGACGCCATGAAGGTGGAGGCCGCGAGCGTCCTTGAGCAGTACAAGGCACAGCTCGCCGAGGCCCGGCACGAGGCCGCGCGCCTGCGCCAGGAGGCGCAGGAGCAGGGTGCCGCGCTCATCGCCGAGATGCGTGCCGAGGGTCAGCGGCAGCGCGAGGAGATCGTCGCCGCCGGCCACGCGCAGATCGACGCCGACCGCAAGGTCGCCGCGTCCACGCTGCGTCAGGACGTCGGCAAGCTCGCCACCGAACTGGCCGGCAAGCTCGTCGGCGAGTCCCTTGAGGACCACGCTCGCCAGAGCCGTGTGATCGACCGCTTCCTCGACGAGCTCGAGGAGAAGGCCGAGGCGACTCGATGA
- the prfA gene encoding peptide chain release factor 1 has protein sequence MFEAVDELVAEHADLEKKLADPSVHADQANARKLNKRYAELTPIVATYRSWKQAGDDIETARELAADDPDYAAEFVAEIKELDKQREELTEKLRLLLVPRDPSDDKDVILEIKAGAGGDESALFAGDLLRMYLRYAERVGWKTEIIDATESELGGYKDVQVAVKTKGGQGATEPGQGVWARLKYEGGVHRVQRVPATESQGRIHTSAAGVLVTPEAEEVEVEINPNDLRIDVYRSSGPGGQSVNTTDSAVRITHLPTGVVASCQNEKSQLQNKEQALRILRSRLLAAAQEEAEREAADARRSQVRTVDRSEKIRTYNFPENRISDHRVGFKAYNLDQVLDGDLDSVIQACVDADSAAKLAAA, from the coding sequence ATGTTCGAGGCCGTCGACGAACTCGTCGCCGAGCATGCCGATCTGGAGAAGAAGCTCGCCGACCCGTCGGTCCATGCCGACCAGGCGAACGCGCGCAAGCTCAACAAGCGCTACGCCGAGCTGACCCCGATCGTCGCCACGTACCGCTCCTGGAAGCAGGCCGGCGACGACATCGAGACCGCCCGTGAGCTTGCCGCCGACGACCCCGACTACGCTGCTGAGTTCGTCGCGGAAATCAAGGAGCTGGACAAGCAGCGCGAGGAGCTGACCGAGAAGCTGCGCCTGCTGCTCGTCCCGCGCGACCCGAGCGACGACAAGGACGTCATCCTGGAGATCAAGGCGGGCGCGGGCGGCGACGAGTCGGCCCTGTTCGCCGGCGATCTGCTGCGCATGTATCTGCGCTACGCCGAGCGCGTGGGCTGGAAGACCGAGATCATCGACGCCACCGAGTCCGAGCTGGGCGGCTACAAGGACGTCCAGGTCGCCGTGAAGACCAAGGGCGGCCAGGGCGCCACCGAGCCCGGCCAGGGCGTCTGGGCCCGGCTGAAGTACGAGGGCGGTGTGCACCGCGTGCAGCGCGTCCCCGCGACCGAGTCCCAGGGCCGTATCCACACCTCCGCCGCCGGTGTCCTCGTGACCCCCGAGGCCGAGGAGGTCGAGGTCGAGATCAACCCGAACGACCTCCGGATCGACGTCTACCGGTCCTCCGGACCGGGCGGCCAGTCCGTCAACACCACCGACTCCGCGGTGCGCATCACGCACCTGCCGACCGGCGTCGTCGCCTCCTGCCAGAACGAGAAGAGCCAGCTGCAGAACAAGGAGCAGGCGCTGCGTATCCTGCGCTCCAGGCTGCTCGCCGCGGCGCAGGAGGAGGCCGAGCGGGAGGCCGCCGACGCCCGCCGCAGCCAGGTCCGCACGGTCGACCGCTCCGAGAAGATCCGCACCTACAACTTCCCGGAGAACCGCATCTCGGACCACCGCGTCGGCTTCAAGGCGTACAACCTGGACCAGGTCCTGGACGGCGACCTCGACTCGGTCATCCAGGCCTGCGTCGACGCCGACTCGGCGGCGAAGCTGGCAGCTGCATAA
- the atpE gene encoding ATP synthase F0 subunit C, with amino-acid sequence MSAALETLAATAGVHGSVGSIGYGLAAIGPGIGVGIIFGNGTQALARQPEAAGLIRANQILGFAFCEALALIGIVMPFVFGK; translated from the coding sequence ATGTCCGCTGCTCTTGAGACCCTCGCCGCCACCGCTGGTGTCCACGGCTCCGTCGGCTCGATCGGCTACGGCCTCGCTGCGATCGGCCCCGGCATCGGCGTCGGCATCATCTTCGGTAACGGTACGCAGGCCCTGGCCCGCCAGCCCGAGGCCGCCGGTCTGATCCGCGCCAACCAGATCCTGGGCTTCGCCTTCTGTGAGGCGCTCGCCCTGATCGGCATCGTTATGCCGTTCGTGTTCGGTAAGTAA
- a CDS encoding LCP family protein, with amino-acid sequence MSAESTPEPVIPEPGETGPRKGGKGRRRKAPSKGSRALRVTAWTLAGVVVLGGAGIGYVYFKLNGNLKSVDIDQALGNDRPRKIDNGSQNILVLGSDSRAGSNKTLGGGVDDGSARSDTAMIVHVYEGHKKASVVSIPRDTLIDRPACTDAKGTKHPAASGAMFNESYGTGGAACAVKTVESITGIRMDHYLEVDFAGFQKLIDGLGGVPVTTTKSIDDPHSHLTLQAGTHTLNGRQALGLVRTRHGVGDGSDLGRIQLQQAFVKALINQVEHVGVFTNPKKLYDLADTATKTVTTDSDLGSVNSLIDFTDGLKGIGANHMTMVTMPVQYDPADPNRVLLEKTKAQLVWDALKHDRPIPKSATEGTATGEAKGVVSG; translated from the coding sequence GTGTCCGCCGAGAGCACTCCGGAGCCCGTCATACCCGAGCCGGGCGAGACCGGTCCCCGCAAGGGTGGCAAGGGCCGCCGCCGCAAGGCCCCCAGCAAGGGGAGCAGGGCTCTGCGCGTCACGGCCTGGACCCTCGCGGGCGTGGTGGTCCTGGGCGGCGCCGGCATCGGGTACGTGTACTTCAAGCTCAACGGCAACCTCAAGAGCGTCGACATCGACCAGGCCCTCGGCAACGACCGGCCCAGGAAGATCGACAACGGCTCCCAGAACATCCTGGTCCTCGGCTCGGACAGCCGCGCCGGCTCCAACAAGACGCTCGGCGGCGGCGTCGACGACGGCAGCGCCCGCTCCGACACGGCGATGATCGTCCACGTCTACGAGGGCCACAAGAAGGCCAGCGTGGTCTCCATCCCGCGGGACACCCTGATCGACCGCCCGGCCTGCACCGACGCCAAGGGCACCAAGCACCCGGCCGCGTCCGGCGCGATGTTCAACGAGTCCTACGGCACCGGCGGCGCGGCCTGCGCGGTGAAGACCGTCGAGTCGATCACCGGCATCCGCATGGACCACTATCTGGAGGTCGACTTCGCGGGCTTCCAGAAGCTCATAGACGGCCTCGGCGGCGTCCCGGTCACGACGACCAAGAGCATCGACGACCCGCACAGCCACCTGACCCTGCAGGCCGGCACCCACACGCTCAACGGCCGGCAGGCCCTCGGCCTGGTCCGCACCCGGCACGGCGTCGGCGACGGCTCCGACCTGGGCCGCATCCAGCTCCAGCAGGCCTTCGTCAAGGCACTGATCAACCAGGTCGAGCACGTCGGCGTGTTCACCAACCCGAAGAAGCTCTACGACCTCGCCGACACCGCCACCAAGACCGTCACCACCGACTCCGACCTCGGCTCGGTCAACTCCCTGATCGACTTCACGGACGGCCTCAAGGGCATCGGCGCGAACCACATGACGATGGTCACCATGCCGGTCCAGTACGACCCGGCCGACCCCAACCGGGTCCTCCTGGAGAAGACGAAGGCCCAGCTGGTCTGGGACGCCCTGAAGCACGACCGCCCGATCCCGAAGTCGGCCACAGAGGGTACGGCCACAGGTGAGGCCAAGGGCGTGGTGAGCGGCTGA
- a CDS encoding protein-tyrosine-phosphatase, with the protein MTAPEAGRGIGIGERLAEETTTFGFPRDTFRILHVSTGNVCRSPITERLTRHFVTERLGVLGGGLIVESAGTWGHEGAPMEANAEAVLAEFGADASGFTGRELLDEHVIRADLVLTATRDHRAQVISMGHSAGLRTFTLKEFTRLVRAIDPTTLPPLEDGVVLRARALVRAAAALRGWLLAPTAEADEVYDPYGAPITFFRSIGDEIREALDPVVTALTGVPARM; encoded by the coding sequence TTGACGGCCCCTGAAGCGGGGCGTGGCATAGGCATCGGGGAGCGTCTCGCGGAGGAGACGACGACGTTCGGCTTTCCGCGTGACACCTTCCGCATCCTCCACGTCAGCACCGGCAATGTGTGCCGCTCGCCCATCACCGAGCGGCTGACCCGCCATTTCGTGACGGAGCGGCTCGGCGTGCTCGGCGGCGGGCTGATCGTGGAGAGCGCCGGCACCTGGGGCCACGAGGGCGCGCCGATGGAGGCCAACGCGGAGGCCGTACTGGCCGAGTTCGGCGCGGACGCCTCCGGGTTCACCGGCCGGGAGCTGCTGGACGAGCACGTCATCAGAGCCGACCTGGTCCTCACCGCGACCCGCGACCACCGCGCCCAGGTCATCTCCATGGGCCATTCGGCGGGCCTGCGCACCTTCACCCTGAAGGAGTTCACCCGCCTGGTCCGCGCCATAGACCCGACCACGCTGCCGCCCCTGGAGGACGGCGTGGTCCTGCGCGCCCGCGCCCTGGTCCGCGCGGCGGCGGCCCTGCGCGGCTGGCTCCTCGCCCCCACCGCTGAGGCGGACGAGGTCTACGACCCGTACGGCGCGCCGATCACCTTCTTCCGGTCCATCGGCGACGAGATACGAGAGGCGCTGGATCCGGTGGTGACGGCGCTGACCGGGGTTCCGGCCCGGATGTAG
- the rpmE gene encoding 50S ribosomal protein L31 — MKRDIHPAYVETQVSCTCGASFTTRSTIESGTIRAEVCSECHPFYTGKQKILDTGGRVARFEARFGKAAAGSKK; from the coding sequence TTGAAGCGCGACATCCACCCCGCGTACGTCGAGACGCAGGTCAGCTGCACCTGCGGCGCGTCGTTCACCACCCGCAGCACCATCGAGTCCGGCACCATCCGGGCCGAGGTCTGCTCCGAGTGCCACCCGTTCTACACGGGCAAGCAGAAGATCCTCGACACCGGTGGCCGTGTGGCCCGCTTCGAGGCCCGCTTCGGCAAGGCTGCCGCCGGCTCCAAGAAGTAG
- a CDS encoding F0F1 ATP synthase subunit delta — protein sequence MHGASREALAAARERLDALTDSTSVDAVQLADELAAVTALLDREAGLRRVLTDPAQPGEAKAELVQRLIGGQVGGPTADLVSGLARSRWSQPRDLVDALEELANIADLTAAEKAGTLDDAEDELFRFGRIVSSSTELRAALTDRAASASAKAELLRRLLGGRAKPATERLVARLVTAPRGRSLEAGLESLSKLAAERRDRLVAIVTSAVPLSDRQKQRLGDALAKLYGRRMHLNLDVDPDVIGGIRVQVGDEVINGSLADRLDDAARRMAS from the coding sequence ATGCACGGCGCGAGCCGCGAGGCCCTGGCGGCCGCGCGTGAGCGTCTCGACGCGCTGACGGACTCCACGTCCGTGGATGCCGTGCAGCTCGCCGACGAGCTGGCGGCCGTCACCGCGCTGCTCGACCGCGAGGCCGGGCTGCGCCGGGTCCTCACCGACCCGGCGCAGCCGGGAGAGGCCAAGGCGGAGCTGGTCCAGCGTCTGATCGGCGGCCAGGTGGGCGGCCCGACCGCCGACCTGGTGTCCGGACTGGCCCGCTCCCGCTGGTCGCAGCCCCGCGACCTGGTGGACGCGCTGGAGGAGCTGGCGAACATCGCCGACCTCACGGCAGCGGAGAAGGCGGGCACGCTGGACGATGCCGAGGACGAGCTGTTCCGGTTCGGCCGGATCGTCTCCTCCAGCACCGAGCTGCGTGCCGCGCTGACCGACCGCGCCGCGAGCGCTTCGGCGAAGGCCGAGCTGCTGCGCCGACTCCTCGGCGGCCGGGCCAAGCCCGCCACCGAGCGTCTGGTCGCGCGTCTCGTCACCGCGCCGCGTGGACGTAGCCTGGAAGCGGGACTGGAGTCCCTGTCCAAGCTCGCCGCCGAGCGCCGGGACCGTCTGGTGGCGATCGTCACCTCGGCGGTGCCGCTGAGCGACCGGCAGAAGCAGCGCCTGGGCGATGCCCTGGCGAAGCTCTACGGCCGCCGGATGCACCTCAACCTGGACGTGGATCCCGACGTGATCGGCGGGATCCGGGTGCAGGTCGGCGACGAGGTCATCAACGGCTCCCTCGCGGACCGGCTGGACGACGCCGCCCGCCGCATGGCGAGCTAG